The following are from one region of the Sciurus carolinensis chromosome 5, mSciCar1.2, whole genome shotgun sequence genome:
- the LOC124985556 gene encoding LOW QUALITY PROTEIN: cytoskeleton-associated protein 2-like (The sequence of the model RefSeq protein was modified relative to this genomic sequence to represent the inferred CDS: deleted 2 bases in 2 codons; substituted 1 base at 1 genomic stop codon) yields MVPVKAELQTSHVIPQGGDGKEQARGMNALENIHRKRAGAILCEDENLPTLKADSHEGPVCVPSRAQRVMTSEDQVQEETKILKLKTKMADKENIKILIGSKNNTPVGKNYIPLKSSNELTNTTTEIETHDFQDGTQTLQLSIKDDPPNQNITLSQAFHLKNNKNNTKKKPMPAEKPNQTANMPKKPVLGAYCGQIFQSKVNSFRKPLQVKNESSATTNQLPTTVSKATKPEPINTINVTVRSNTASNITATTKFESTKFVNTKSRNPQLVRPPARNHYNNTWDTMKQGISQTPVSVKIRKGPQGKEFLQPKMVLSSVKTGSQPVKRNRVLSRSIAPEIVSRPASSSNTKLIQKSKTIDQRRHTIAKSTIDRSAQPKETAEERKVCLSEWKTSKGKVLKRPPNSVVTQSTSEGQNEKSIGSFWTTMAEEDEQRLFTEKVNKTISECLNLINKGCPKEILVTLNDLIKNIPDAKKLVKYWICLVRIEPITSPIENIISIYEKAILAGAQPIEEMXHVIVDILTMKSQENVNLGENIETYASKEQVQEVNTEDIGVNLEPEKTEIENKHHRNVVFKDCEKEQDDKMEDPTNDVKTPDTETRASSLIKYNVSTTPYLQSIKKKMQLDESNSAFKELKFLTPVRRSRHLQEKTSKLPDMLKDHYPCVSSLEQLSELGGKTYAFVCRPNAALCPMYSETDTQKN; encoded by the exons gaaggcccAGTCTGCGTACCTAGTAGAGCCCAAAGAGTGATGACATCTGAGGACCAAGTCCAAGAAGAGACAAAAATTCTGAAACTGAAAACTAAAATGgctgataaagaaaatatcaaaatacttaTAGGGAGCAAAAATAATACACCGGtgggaaaaaattatattcctttaaaaTCTTCTAATGAATTAACCAATACAACTACGGAAATTGAAACCCATGATTTTCAGGATGGCACTCAGACTCTGCAGTTATCAATTAAAGATGATCCCCCAAATCAAAATATAACACTAAGTCAGGCATTTCACCttaaaaacaataagaacaataCTAAAAAGAAGCCAATGCCTGcagaaaaaccaaaccaaactgcTAACATGCCCAAGAAACCTGTGCTTGGAGCTTATTGTGGCCAAATTTTTCAGTCTAAGGTTAATTCATTTAGAAAGCCTCTGCAAGTCAAAAATGAGAGTTCTGCAACAACAAATCAACTTCCAACTACTGTCTCCAAAGCTACAAAGCCTGAACCTATAAACACCATCAATGTAACAGTGAGAAGTAATACAGCTTCAAATATAACTGCTACTACTAAATTTGAAAGCACTAAATTTGTGAACACTAAATCTCGGAACCCACAACTTGTGCGACCTCCTGCTAGAAATCACTACAACAATACTTGGGACACCATGAAACAAGGCATCAGCCAAACCCCTGTCAGTGTTAAAATCCGAAAAGGGCCTCAAGGAAAAGAATTTTTGCAACCCAAAATGGTTTTATCTAGTGTCAAAACCGGTTCTCAGCCCGTAAAAAGAAACAGGGTGCTATCAAGAAGCATAGCACCTGAAATTGTATCCAGACCTGCTTCATCTTCTAATACCAAACtgatacaaaaatcaaaaaccatTGACCAACGAAGACATACTATAGCAAAATCAACTATTGATAGATCAGCTCAGCCCAAAGAAACTGCAGAAGAGAGAAAAGTTTGTCTGAGTGAGTGGAAAACTAGCAAAGGAAAAGTACTGAAAAGGCCCCCTAACTCAGTAGTTACCCAGTCCACGTCTgaaggacaaaatgaaaaatcaattggATCTTTTTGGACTACCATGGCAGAAGAAGATGAACAAAGATTATTTactgaaaaagtaaacaagacAATTTCTGAATGCCTGAACCTGATTAATAAAGGATGTCCAAAAGAAATATTGGTTACACTGAATGacctaattaaaaatattccagaTGCCAAAAAACTTGTTAAATATTGGATATGTCTTGTACGTATTGAACCAATCACAAGTCCTATTGAAAATATCATCTCAATCTATGAGAAGGCCATTCTGGCAGGGGCTCAGCCTATTGAAGAGATGTGACATGTCATTGTGGATATTCTAACAATGAAGAGTCAAGAAAAtgttaatttgggagaaaatattgagACTTATGCATCCAAAGAACAAGTTCAAGAAGTCAACACTGAAGACATAGGTGTTAATCTAGAgccagaa aaaacagaaattgagaATAAACATCATAGGAATGTGGTATTTAAAGATTGTGAAAAAGAGCAAGATGACAAAATGGAAGATCCAACCAATGATGTTAAAACTCCTGATACAGAAACTAGAGCAAGTTCCTTAATTAAATATAATGTATCTACTACACCATACTTgcaaagtata aaaaagaagatgcaACTTGATGAATCAAATTCTGCATTTAAGGAGCTGAAGTTTCTAACACCAGTGAGACGTTCTCGACATCTTCAAGAGAAGACTTCTAAATTACCAGATATGTTAAAAGACCATTATCCTTGTGTGTCTTCACTGGAACAGTTATCAGAGCTGGGAGGTAAAACCTATGCTTTCGTATGCCGCCCTAATGCAGCACTGTGCCCTATGTACTCCGAGACTGATacacaaaagaattaa